The genome window GTCTGCCTGAATTCCAAATAAACTATCTCCTATGGTGAACTCCAGAACACTCACCTTCATGCTGACACACCTTTAGACAGTTTTTCTGCAACAGCAGAAAGTATATTAACTGCCGTGTCCATTTCTCTCACGGTATTTAGTATGAGTTCTGCTGCCTGTTTCGATTCTGAGGCGTTTTTCAGGGAAAGTTCTGCAGCTTCTTTTATCTGGTCTGCTGCTATTTTTGATTGTTCAAGGGCTACTTTTGTTTCTTCTATAGATTTTTTTAGCTTTTCCATAGTTTCCATAAGCTCTTTAAAGGAGTTTAAATTTTTTCCAAACTCAATTTCTAATTTCTGGAGTTTTTCATTTTCTCTGTCCTGGGTGAGAACTATATTGTTTAGCTCAACCAGAATTATGTCATTTTCCTCATTTACATGGTCTATGATTTCTATAACTTTATCCAGATTTTCCTCTGAAGTTGTTGCAAGTTCTCTTATATCCCGACTTACCTCGCTAAAGCCTTCCCCTAATTCTCCTATTCTTATTGCCTCAACTGCTCCGTTTATTGATAAAGCTGTGGTCTGAACCAGTGCCAGCTCAATTTTACGGATGGTGTTGTTAAGTGAGTTTATTTTTGATTTAATCAGGTTTAGATGGAGTTTCAGTCCTTCTGATTTCTCTGTGTTTTGTTTTGATAATTGACGGGTTTTCTTTACTGTTTCAAAAATCTGATTGTAGTCTTCAAACAGTTTTTGGAGAGTATTAACTATATCCTGAATTGAGTTGTTTGCCTGCTCAATGTAGTTTACACAGTTATGGGCAACATTTGAGTTTTTAGTAGCATCTTCTTCGGATATTTTGGCTGCTTCTTCTATCTGGTTAAGAGCTTCTACTATCTGTTCCATAGATTTCTCCAGCTCCTCTATAGATGCAGAAAGTTCTTCAGATGCAGTTGCAACCTCATTGGCTACAATCTGGCTATTTTTAGTATCTATTTTTATGGAAATTTCCAGTATTGAGCGGGCAGCCTCTTCAATCTGGGAAAATGCAACAACCTGATAAGCAACCGTATTACTCACCTCACTGGTTGCTCCTGCTGCTTCTTCTGCTGCTGCCGCTATTGTTTCTGAGCCTTGATGCAGAATATCTATCTCATTTACAACTCTGTTAACCTGGTCAAGCATCTCTTCTGTTTTTCTTACTATATCCTCAAAGGCCTTTAATAACTCTTCCATTTTTTGAACAGCTATATTACTTTCATCTGAGGCGTTTACCATTTCTTTTTCTAATTTTTCCATTTCATCTCGTGTTAGTTTTATTTTGTCCTGAATTTCTTTGACTATATCTTTTATTTTCTGGGCATAAGTATTTGATTTTGATGCCATTGTTCTAATTTCTGAGGCCATTACTGTGAAACTTTTACCTTTTTCTTTTGCTCTGGCTGCCTCTATGGCTGCATTTAAAGCAAGTAAAGATGTTTTTTTAGCAAGTTTTGTTATAAGGTCTACTGCATCTGTTATATTTTTACCTGCATTGAATAGCTCTTCTGTTTTCAGGGCGATTTTACGGGCACTATCAGCTGTTCTTGCCATTCCTGCCCCGCTTTCATTTACATCTTCGGTGGCATTTTTGATTAAATTTTCAAAATTTTCTATTACAATCAGAGCTTTTTCTGTTTCTTTTTGCATTAAGGCAGCATTCTGTTTGATTTCTGTAACTGCGCTTAAACTTTCCTCTGCAGCTCCTGCACTTTCTTCGGCGGCAGCAGCAATCTGTTCCATAGTCCCCTTTAGTTCTTCAATTGCAGCCATACCCTCCTGAATTTTACTTAATAAATTCTGGGCAAGCTGTTTTAAATCCATGTTATCTCCCATTGGGAAGATATTTTTTGATTGTGGGGTTTGAGATTGGGCAGAAATATTATTTTGTTCGGGAATATTATTATCTGGAGTGTTATTAAATTTGATAAATCCCATATTCCCCTCCTAACCAATTTTCCTATTAATTATCGTCTTGTATTATTAATAATTTAGGGGGTCACATATTAAATGTCAATCATAGGAAGGTTAACCTTTACTAACTTTTATGATTTGGGTTATGGTGTTTAAGTATTAATGTTTTTATATTCATTTTATAATCTGAAAAAGAGGTTGGTAATTTGGAAAAGGAAAAAATGGTTTTTCAGATTATCAAAGATGCAGGTAAACCTCTTAAGGTAGGTGAGCTGGAAAGACTGACAGGTATGGATAGAAATAGTATTCAAAAAATAGTTAATGAGCTTCATATAAACGGTCTGATTGAGATAGATAAATGCTACAACAAAATTTTAGGTGTTAAAGGAGAACAAAATGGGTAATCATATAGATATTACACTGCCAGAAAATCTGGCTCACCAGTGTGTAAAATGTTCTGCCTGCCGCTCTGTATGTCCAACCTATTCTGTTGTGAAACAGGAAAGGTCATCTCCAAGAGGTAGATTAGCCCTTGCTGAAGCTGTTGTGGATGGAGTTCTTCCTCTGACAGAAGAGATAGCTCAGCAGTGGAATGAATGTGCAATGTGTAGAAGATGTGAATGGATATGCCCTAATGAAGTTGAATACAAAGATATTATGTTCAGAGCAAGGGCTATGGCCGAGGAAAAGAAAAAATCTAAGTTCGACCCTGTTAAAACAGCAGTTTATCAGGGTCTTGCTATGACAGGTA of Persephonella sp. IF05-L8 contains these proteins:
- a CDS encoding methyl-accepting chemotaxis protein, which translates into the protein MGFIKFNNTPDNNIPEQNNISAQSQTPQSKNIFPMGDNMDLKQLAQNLLSKIQEGMAAIEELKGTMEQIAAAAEESAGAAEESLSAVTEIKQNAALMQKETEKALIVIENFENLIKNATEDVNESGAGMARTADSARKIALKTEELFNAGKNITDAVDLITKLAKKTSLLALNAAIEAARAKEKGKSFTVMASEIRTMASKSNTYAQKIKDIVKEIQDKIKLTRDEMEKLEKEMVNASDESNIAVQKMEELLKAFEDIVRKTEEMLDQVNRVVNEIDILHQGSETIAAAAEEAAGATSEVSNTVAYQVVAFSQIEEAARSILEISIKIDTKNSQIVANEVATASEELSASIEELEKSMEQIVEALNQIEEAAKISEEDATKNSNVAHNCVNYIEQANNSIQDIVNTLQKLFEDYNQIFETVKKTRQLSKQNTEKSEGLKLHLNLIKSKINSLNNTIRKIELALVQTTALSINGAVEAIRIGELGEGFSEVSRDIRELATTSEENLDKVIEIIDHVNEENDIILVELNNIVLTQDRENEKLQKLEIEFGKNLNSFKELMETMEKLKKSIEETKVALEQSKIAADQIKEAAELSLKNASESKQAAELILNTVREMDTAVNILSAVAEKLSKGVSA
- a CDS encoding helix-turn-helix domain-containing protein, whose protein sequence is MEKEKMVFQIIKDAGKPLKVGELERLTGMDRNSIQKIVNELHINGLIEIDKCYNKILGVKGEQNG